The Clostridia bacterium genomic sequence AATCGCAAGCGCTGGTCGATCCCCTGGCTCGTGACGGAGGACGAGGTGGGGGACGGGATCCGCGTGCTCGGGGTGCGGACGCGGCGGGGCGGACAGGGCCGGCACGTGTGGATCCAGGCGTGGCAAGTGCCCGGCTGGCGCCGCGTGCGCCGCACCTTCCAGCTCGTGGCCCTGGAGCGCGGATGGCATCCGTTCGGTCCGGTCTCGATGCGCGCGGGCGATCCCTTCGGGATCGTGTCGGCGCGCCGGGAAGCGGGGGAGGGCGCGGGCGTGCAGGCGGACGGCGTCGTCGTTCTGCCCCGGCCGCTGCCCCTCCCGGGCGTGGCGGCCGCGAGCGCGTCCGGCAGGCGCACGGCCTCGGGATGGCTCCACCGCGACCCGCTGAACGTCGTCGGGTTGCGCCCGTACACCCCGGGCGACCCGTACCGCAGCATCGACTGGAAGGCCACGGCCCGCGCGGGGGAACTCCGCGTGCGGGAGACGGCGCCCTGGCAGGCGCCGTCGCTCGTCCTGGTCGTGGACATCGCGACGTCGCGCCCCGTGTGGCTCGGCCGCGTGCGCACGCGCCAGGAGGCGGCGCTCGGCGCGGCGGCCTGGCTCGTGATGGAGGCGGCCGGCCTCGGCGCCCTTCGCCTCCACGTGAACGGCGGCCTACGGGGCGAGACGGCCGAGGTGGATCTCAGCCTCCCACCGGGCGGGGCGCCGCTGGCGCTGGAGGCGCTCGGCCGGGTGGCGGACGCCGTGCGCCGGCCGATCGCGGAGACGTTGAGGCGCATGGCTCCGCCCTCCCGCGACGCGCGCCTCGTCGTCGTGACTGCCGTTCCGGACGCCGAGGTGTGGGACGCGGCGCACGCCGTGGCGAGGCGGCCGTTCATCGTCGGCGTCGGGGCGGAGGCGGAGAGGAACCCCTTCGTGCACGCTTGCATCGCCGAGGAGGACGTCGAACGGTGGTGGCGGTCGTGGCACGAGCGGGCGGCGGGCTGACCAGCGAGGCCGCGGGCGCCCGGCGCCGGGCGCGATCCTGGTTCGCGGCGGGGGAGACGGCGGCGGCGCTCGGTCTGGCGCTGACTCTCGGGCGGGGGTTGCCCGCGGGAGCGTGGACGCTGGGCGTGGCGGCGCTGTGGCTGGCCGCGTTCGCGCGGCCGGGAAGGCGGAGCCGGCTGCGCGCTGCCGCCGTCGCCTGTGGCATCGTCGCGGCCGCCGTGGCCGTCGCCTGGCTCGGCCGGTTCGCCGGCGGGTCCCCAGCCGGCGCCCCGGTCGCGGCCGTGGCCGCCCTCGTCG encodes the following:
- a CDS encoding DUF58 domain-containing protein translates to MAGAVWAGPALAAAAAVAMGGRAWRDRLLEDVEFRREARPCRLFPGDRAVLEVTVENRKRWSIPWLVTEDEVGDGIRVLGVRTRRGGQGRHVWIQAWQVPGWRRVRRTFQLVALERGWHPFGPVSMRAGDPFGIVSARREAGEGAGVQADGVVVLPRPLPLPGVAAASASGRRTASGWLHRDPLNVVGLRPYTPGDPYRSIDWKATARAGELRVRETAPWQAPSLVLVVDIATSRPVWLGRVRTRQEAALGAAAWLVMEAAGLGALRLHVNGGLRGETAEVDLSLPPGGAPLALEALGRVADAVRRPIAETLRRMAPPSRDARLVVVTAVPDAEVWDAAHAVARRPFIVGVGAEAERNPFVHACIAEEDVERWWRSWHERAAG